A stretch of the Sutcliffiella horikoshii genome encodes the following:
- a CDS encoding DUF6018 family natural product bioysynthesis protein, with protein MAQTLVELIGGKKDAVTEYLANRPTLQVITRQKRIKAEIIFKDGERRIFPCRAENREKAVVEVLHFVDCMERQTGQTIVWSFLGEKEYYIGSKSPVKQKQSIRTRLFDYFFGLDD; from the coding sequence ATGGCACAAACATTAGTGGAACTTATCGGAGGAAAGAAAGACGCAGTTACAGAATACTTGGCAAATCGTCCAACTTTGCAAGTGATTACTAGACAAAAGCGTATTAAAGCGGAGATTATCTTCAAGGACGGAGAACGTCGTATTTTCCCTTGTAGAGCAGAAAACCGAGAAAAGGCTGTTGTTGAAGTACTTCACTTTGTGGATTGTATGGAGCGACAGACTGGTCAAACTATCGTGTGGAGCTTCTTAGGGGAGAAAGAATACTATATTGGTAGTAAAAGCCCTGTAAAGCAGAAGCAATCAATTAGAACTAGGCTCTTTGATTACTTTTTTGGTCTAGACGATTAA
- a CDS encoding FRG domain-containing protein, whose amino-acid sequence MQEDIDFKKHTVKSLEDYLKVIKKIKEDEGMTWFRGQSNANHRLTPSAMRHRYTIADQFGRKVKDPFLERGRGETVAFLPFQSMLEKFKQMAKQYLGSYLRVEPKNDIEWLFLAQHYGVPTPLLDWTTDPLIALFFATQNNITSEMVIPSEEAIDDYKVNSFSQFGAAVFAMNPYKINAKTSEHIYAESEETFTDVINIADEKYFSHFKGYIDGENGSEFNLPFCILGGEIDRRICRQSGNFTIHGRQIAPLDEYSIIQPILHKIFIPYSCFTTIKDWLDVLNVTEESVYGDHYLQKSVSTIGISAIKRFEQSLERMLKENKAI is encoded by the coding sequence ATGCAAGAAGATATAGATTTCAAAAAACATACTGTTAAAAGTTTAGAGGATTATTTAAAAGTGATAAAAAAAATAAAGGAAGATGAAGGAATGACTTGGTTTCGGGGTCAATCCAATGCTAATCATAGATTAACTCCATCTGCAATGAGACACCGTTACACTATCGCTGATCAGTTTGGAAGAAAAGTAAAAGATCCGTTTTTAGAACGCGGGAGAGGTGAAACGGTTGCCTTTCTCCCTTTCCAATCCATGCTAGAAAAATTTAAACAAATGGCTAAACAATATTTAGGAAGTTATTTAAGAGTAGAACCAAAAAATGATATAGAGTGGTTGTTCTTAGCACAACATTATGGTGTGCCTACACCGTTGTTAGATTGGACAACAGATCCATTAATTGCCCTATTTTTTGCAACACAAAATAATATAACTTCAGAAATGGTTATCCCTTCAGAAGAAGCCATTGATGATTATAAAGTCAATTCCTTTAGTCAATTTGGAGCAGCGGTTTTTGCAATGAATCCTTACAAAATTAATGCAAAAACTTCAGAACACATTTATGCGGAAAGTGAAGAAACTTTTACAGATGTAATCAATATTGCAGACGAAAAGTATTTTTCTCATTTTAAGGGTTATATTGATGGAGAAAATGGATCTGAATTTAATTTACCATTCTGCATCTTAGGTGGTGAAATTGATAGACGTATCTGTAGACAGTCTGGAAACTTTACTATTCATGGTAGACAAATCGCCCCTCTAGATGAATATAGTATTATTCAGCCAATTTTACATAAAATATTTATACCATATTCTTGTTTTACAACAATTAAAGATTGGCTAGATGTTTTAAACGTTACTGAAGAATCTGTGTATGGTGATCACTACTTACAAAAATCAGTTTCTACTATAGGAATAAGTGCTATAAAGCGCTTTGAACAATCTTTAGAAAGAATGTTAAAAGAAAATAAAGCTATTTAA